Proteins encoded together in one Quercus lobata isolate SW786 chromosome 3, ValleyOak3.0 Primary Assembly, whole genome shotgun sequence window:
- the LOC115979025 gene encoding COBW domain-containing protein 1 → MEDDEEEPPLAIQIDEEIKHSTQRPPNDDVSVGVTVITGYLGSGKSTLVNHILNSQHGKRIAVILNEFGEEIGVERAMINEGDGNGGAIVEEWVELANGCVCCTVKHSLVQALEQLVQRKERLDHILLETTGLANPAPLASILWLDDQLESSVKLDSIITVVDAKNLRFQLSERRNSSSFPEAFFQIAFADIVILNKVDLVSPEGSGGVLEELEKEIHNINSLASIIRSVQCQVDLPKILNCRAYEATHAAHLEALLEESRSLSTKDLHDSGVRTLCICEPRQVDLDKVRLWLEEILWDKKYGMDVYRCKGVLSVQNSDQLHTLQAVREIYEIVPARKWKGVENQMNKIVFIGHNLNEDVLNDSFRTCTTS, encoded by the exons ATGGAGGACGATGAAGAAGAGCCACCGCTCGCTATTCAAATCGACGAAGAAATCAAACACTCAACGCAGCGACCACCAAACGACGACGTTTCCGTCGGAGTAACCGTCATCACAGGCTACCTCGGCTCCGGCAAATCCACT CTGGTGAATCACATACTGAATTCACAACACGGGAAGAGAATAGCGGTGATATTGAACGAGTTCGGCGAAGAAATCGGCGTGGAAAGAGCCATGATCAACGAAGGCGATGGAAATGGCGGAGCCATCGTCGAAGAATGGGTTGAGCTAGCAAATGGCTGTGTTTGTTGCACTGTGAAGCACAGTTTGGTCCAAGCACTCGAGCAACTTGTGCAGAGGAAAGAAAG ACTTGATCATATATTATTGGAGACCACCGGGTTGGCGAACCCGGCTCCACTTGCTTCTATTCTTTGGTTGGATGATCAGCTTGAATCATCGGTCAAGCTCGACTCGATTATCACt GTTGTTGATGCCAAAAACCTTCGGTTTCAGCTCAGTGAGCGCCGAAATTCATCTTCATTTCCTGAAGCATTTTTCCAGATAGCATTTGCG GATATTGTAATTCTTAACAAGGTTGATTTGGTTTCTCCAGAGGGCTCTGGAGGTGTCCTAGAGGAACTGGAGAAGGAAATTCATAACATTAATTCCCTTGCCAGTATCATTCGTTCTGTTCAGTGTCAAGTTGACTTGCCCAAGATATTGAACTGTCGGGCCTATGAGGCTACA CATGCTGCTCATTTAGAAGCATTGTTGGAAGAAAGCCGTTCTCTATCTACCAAAGATCTTCATGATAGTGGTGTGAGAACCTTATGCATTTGTGAGCCACGGCAGGTTGATCTTGATAAG GTTCGTTTATGGCTTGAGGAGATTCTTTGGGATAAAAAATATGGTATGGATGTGTATCGCTGCAAAGGAGTTCTAAGTGTTCAAAATTCTGATCAGTTACATACTTTACAG GCTGTGAGGGAGATATATGAGATTGTTCCAGCTCGCAAATGGAAAGGGGTAGAAAATCAGATGAACAAGATAGTTTTTATAG GTCATAATCTGAATGAGGATGTTCTTAATGATTCCTTCAGAACTTGTACAACTTCTTAA